The following proteins are co-located in the Penaeus monodon isolate SGIC_2016 chromosome 10, NSTDA_Pmon_1, whole genome shotgun sequence genome:
- the LOC119577634 gene encoding uncharacterized protein LOC119577634 translates to MRISRSKTEYFTTDIADGQLATLKLGGEKLKRVRTFKYLGSMVDETAGMDKEVKFRIQNGWNNWGKVPEVLCDRRVQIRLKGKVPKAVVRPALTYGLEAAPLKKLEEKKLEVTEMKMLDDGWSPGNRQERLHQSGRGENFQEDSEARLNGSAI, encoded by the coding sequence ATGAGAATAAGCAGGTCCAAGACAGAATATTTCACCACAGATATAGCTGACGGCCAACTAGCCACATTAAAGCTAGGTGGAGAGAAATTGAAAAGAGTTCGTACCTTTAAATATCTAGGATCAATGGTCGATGAAACTGCCGGAATGGATAAGGAAGTTAAATTCAGAATTCAAAATGGATGGAATAATTGGGGAAAAGTGCCAGAAGTGTTGTGCGATAGGAGAGTCCAAATTAGACTCAAAGGGAAGGTGCCTAAGGCCGTAGTCAGACCAGCCTTAACATACGGCCTAGaagcagcaccactgaagaagttagaagaaaagaagttggaaGTAACTGAGATGAAGATGTTGGATGATGGTTGGAGTCCAGGAAATAGACAAGAAAGACTACATCAGAGTGGAAGGGGTGAAAATTTCCAAGAAGATTCAGAGGCAAGACTAAATGGTTCGGCCATTTAA